The following proteins come from a genomic window of Tepidiforma thermophila:
- a CDS encoding heme/hemin ABC transporter substrate-binding protein — MIPRNGLRWFVLAGLASILAATAATACGGDDDDDAQAGATAPAATATTAAEESPTAAPTPTPAITAESRPVLPATVKDKDGEEITVSDISRVVVLNGDLTEVVYALGLGENVVGVDTSATYPPEAREKPKIGYQRSLNAEGILSLQPTVIIGSELAGPPAVIEQIRSAGVPVVLFKTVSSLDDIQRKITDVATALGVPNRGRLLAQQTKAEIDEALALAAKATSKPRVAFLYLRGSTVQTMAGKGSGADMLITAAGGIDAGSEAGIVGSKPLTPESLVTAAPDVIVVTTSGLQSVGGVDGLLQIPGIAQTPAGKARRVVDFDDQYLLGMGPRAGKALMDLVKALHPELKG; from the coding sequence ATGATTCCACGGAACGGGCTCCGTTGGTTCGTCCTGGCCGGGCTTGCCAGCATCCTGGCGGCGACGGCCGCGACCGCCTGCGGGGGCGACGATGATGACGACGCGCAGGCAGGCGCGACTGCTCCTGCTGCGACGGCGACGACAGCTGCGGAAGAAAGTCCGACGGCGGCGCCGACCCCGACGCCGGCGATCACCGCGGAATCCCGGCCGGTGCTGCCGGCGACCGTGAAGGACAAGGACGGGGAGGAGATCACCGTCAGCGACATCAGCCGGGTTGTCGTGCTGAACGGCGACCTGACCGAGGTGGTGTACGCGCTGGGGCTCGGCGAGAACGTCGTGGGGGTGGACACCTCGGCGACGTACCCGCCAGAGGCGCGGGAAAAACCGAAGATTGGCTACCAGCGATCGCTCAACGCGGAGGGGATCCTGAGCCTGCAGCCGACGGTGATTATCGGGAGCGAGCTGGCGGGGCCGCCGGCGGTCATCGAGCAGATCCGATCGGCAGGGGTGCCGGTCGTGCTGTTCAAGACGGTGTCGTCGCTCGACGACATCCAGCGCAAGATTACGGACGTCGCGACAGCGCTGGGCGTGCCGAACCGCGGCAGGCTGCTGGCGCAGCAGACGAAGGCGGAGATTGATGAGGCGCTGGCGCTTGCAGCGAAGGCGACGAGCAAGCCGCGGGTGGCGTTCCTTTACCTGCGGGGTTCGACGGTTCAAACGATGGCCGGGAAGGGGTCGGGCGCCGACATGCTGATAACGGCGGCTGGCGGGATCGACGCGGGGTCGGAAGCGGGGATAGTCGGGAGCAAGCCGCTCACGCCGGAGTCGCTGGTGACGGCTGCGCCGGACGTCATTGTTGTGACGACGTCCGGTCTGCAGTCGGTTGGAGGGGTGGACGGCCTGCTGCAGATCCCGGGCATTGCCCAGACGCCCGCGGGCAAGGCGCGGCGGGTGGTGGATTTTGACGACCAGTACCTGCTTGGGATGGGCCCGCGGGCGGGGAAGGCGCTGATGGACCTGGTGAAGGCGCTGCACCCGGAACTCAAGGGGTAG
- a CDS encoding FecCD family ABC transporter permease codes for MALAVSELARRAGHARAHFRLAALPTLAILLGCAVLLNLAIGAVRVPPSAVLGILLDHAGFSTGLEYTPQQEAVVWNIRVPRVLLALMVGAGLGTAGCALQGIFRNPLADPGIIGVSSGAALGAVGLIILGVSPLGMWSVPAAAFAGGLLLTLMVYALSRRDGRTEVVTLVLTGVALNAIAGGLIGFALFYATDAQLRNVVFWQLGSVGGATWPNVRPAVLAAVVAVVPLMRYGHRLNLLALGEREAYHLGVDTERLRLQVIALAALATAAAVSFAGVIGFVGLVVPHMLRLMLGPDHRRLLPASALLGAAVIALADLAARTVVAPAEMPLGVVTALAGGPYFLWLIHRTRRAQGGWG; via the coding sequence ATGGCCCTGGCGGTGAGTGAGCTTGCACGACGTGCCGGGCACGCCCGTGCGCATTTCCGGCTGGCTGCGCTGCCAACCCTGGCAATTCTGCTGGGTTGTGCGGTCCTTCTGAACCTGGCGATTGGAGCTGTTCGGGTACCGCCTTCGGCGGTGCTCGGCATCCTGCTCGACCACGCCGGGTTCTCGACGGGACTGGAGTACACCCCGCAGCAGGAGGCGGTGGTGTGGAACATTCGGGTGCCGCGCGTGCTGCTGGCCCTGATGGTGGGGGCAGGACTGGGGACTGCCGGGTGCGCCCTCCAGGGTATTTTCCGGAATCCGCTGGCGGACCCGGGCATCATCGGCGTTTCGAGCGGGGCGGCGCTGGGTGCGGTGGGGCTCATCATCCTGGGAGTAAGTCCGCTCGGGATGTGGTCTGTTCCCGCGGCGGCGTTTGCGGGCGGGCTTCTGCTGACGCTGATGGTGTATGCACTGTCGCGCCGCGACGGCCGCACCGAGGTGGTCACCCTGGTCCTGACCGGGGTGGCGCTCAATGCGATTGCCGGCGGGCTGATCGGGTTCGCGCTGTTTTACGCGACGGATGCGCAATTGCGGAATGTGGTCTTCTGGCAGCTGGGGAGCGTTGGGGGAGCGACCTGGCCGAATGTGAGGCCGGCAGTACTTGCTGCGGTTGTCGCCGTCGTGCCGCTGATGCGGTACGGACACCGCCTCAACCTGTTGGCGCTTGGGGAGCGGGAAGCGTATCACCTCGGCGTCGACACTGAACGGCTGCGGCTGCAGGTGATTGCGCTGGCGGCACTGGCCACGGCGGCGGCGGTGTCGTTTGCGGGGGTCATCGGCTTTGTCGGGCTGGTGGTGCCGCATATGCTGCGGCTGATGCTCGGGCCCGACCACCGGCGGCTGCTGCCGGCATCGGCGCTGCTTGGCGCTGCCGTGATAGCGCTTGCGGACCTGGCGGCGCGGACGGTCGTGGCGCCGGCGGAGATGCCGCTGGGGGTTGTGACGGCGCTGGCGGGCGGTCCGTATTTCCTCTGGCTCATTCACCGGACGCGGCGGGCGCAAGGGGGTTGGGGATGA
- a CDS encoding heme ABC transporter ATP-binding protein, with amino-acid sequence MRLEARGVSFRVGPFELVRRVDLAVEPGEFVAVVGANGAGKSTLVRLLAGDLRPSGGTVLLGGKPLDAYGAGGLARLRSVLPQQSRIEFAFTVRQVVEMGRSPYMRRGARGKDEEGLIERAMAAADVARLSGRAYPGLSGGEQARTCLARVLAQDTPVVLLDEPTAALDIRHQHQVLGVVRGLAEHGKAVLAVLHDLNLAAAYATRVVAMHRGGVAAAGCPEEVLTGEVLSRIYEHPVEVVRAGEPPRLVVLPRAGAVTAGFGLSG; translated from the coding sequence ATGAGGCTGGAAGCGCGCGGGGTGAGCTTCCGGGTCGGGCCGTTCGAGCTGGTCCGAAGGGTGGACCTGGCGGTTGAGCCTGGCGAGTTCGTGGCGGTCGTCGGTGCGAACGGGGCCGGGAAATCGACGCTGGTTCGGCTCCTGGCGGGCGACCTGCGGCCGAGCGGGGGCACCGTGCTGCTCGGCGGGAAGCCGCTGGATGCGTACGGTGCGGGCGGGCTGGCACGGCTGCGGTCGGTGCTGCCGCAGCAATCGCGAATTGAGTTCGCGTTCACGGTGCGGCAGGTCGTCGAGATGGGACGGAGCCCGTACATGAGGCGGGGGGCCCGGGGGAAGGACGAGGAGGGGCTGATCGAGCGGGCGATGGCCGCCGCGGATGTCGCGCGGCTGTCCGGGCGGGCGTACCCGGGGCTCTCCGGTGGCGAACAGGCGCGGACATGCCTGGCGCGCGTGCTGGCGCAGGACACGCCGGTGGTGCTGCTCGACGAACCGACGGCGGCGCTGGACATCCGCCATCAGCACCAGGTGCTGGGCGTCGTGCGGGGGCTGGCGGAGCATGGGAAGGCGGTACTGGCGGTGCTGCACGACCTGAATCTCGCAGCGGCGTATGCGACGCGCGTGGTTGCGATGCACCGGGGTGGCGTGGCTGCTGCGGGATGCCCTGAGGAGGTGCTGACGGGCGAAGTGCTGAGCCGCATCTACGAGCACCCGGTCGAGGTTGTGCGCGCGGGGGAGCCGCCCCGCCTGGTGGTGCTGCCGCGGGCGGGGGCGGTGACGGCAGGGTTCGGCCTGAGCGGGTAG
- a CDS encoding prohibitin family protein: protein MPWVVSVFLAVLVCGTVFVVGRAARGAAAPGSPERVRGGLVMGGAIVVFVAWVGVHTALRSVKPIEAGHVGVVYQFGEIVGQKPEGLQFIWPWQDLRIESVQVQRYRFENITAFSQETQDVFFIATLNYSVSPSAVQTLYRTVGPRWFDRLIEPRVLNFFKEETVKYSTVDVGPNRENIRSAVRARLSQELAPFSIEINDLLIDNIEFSAEFKAAIEQKQIATQDALREQERVRQRQFEAQQQIELARGEAESIRVRAEGQAEANRLLAQSLTPEVIQFQALQKLGDNIQIALLPAGQGIIIDPATLLGQQQPGNR, encoded by the coding sequence ATGCCCTGGGTTGTCAGTGTGTTCCTTGCTGTGCTGGTATGCGGGACGGTGTTCGTGGTCGGGCGGGCGGCACGCGGGGCGGCGGCGCCGGGCTCGCCCGAGCGGGTTCGCGGCGGGCTGGTTATGGGCGGCGCCATCGTTGTGTTCGTTGCCTGGGTCGGGGTGCACACGGCGCTCCGCTCGGTGAAGCCGATCGAGGCGGGCCACGTGGGTGTGGTGTACCAGTTCGGCGAGATTGTGGGGCAGAAGCCGGAGGGCCTGCAGTTTATCTGGCCGTGGCAGGACCTGCGGATTGAGAGCGTGCAGGTGCAGCGGTACCGGTTCGAGAACATTACGGCGTTTTCGCAGGAGACGCAGGACGTCTTCTTCATTGCAACGCTGAACTATTCGGTGTCGCCCTCGGCGGTGCAGACGCTCTACCGGACGGTGGGCCCCCGCTGGTTCGACCGGCTGATTGAGCCGCGGGTGTTGAACTTTTTCAAGGAAGAGACGGTGAAGTATTCGACGGTGGATGTTGGGCCGAACCGGGAGAACATACGGTCGGCGGTGCGGGCGCGGCTGAGCCAGGAGCTGGCGCCGTTTTCGATCGAGATTAACGACCTGCTGATCGACAACATCGAGTTCAGCGCGGAGTTCAAGGCGGCGATCGAGCAGAAGCAGATTGCGACGCAGGACGCGCTGCGGGAGCAGGAGCGGGTGCGGCAGCGGCAGTTCGAGGCGCAGCAGCAGATCGAGCTGGCGCGGGGCGAGGCGGAATCGATCCGGGTGCGGGCCGAGGGGCAGGCTGAGGCGAACCGGCTGCTGGCGCAGTCGCTGACGCCGGAGGTGATCCAGTTCCAGGCGCTGCAGAAGCTGGGGGACAACATCCAGATCGCGCTGCTGCCGGCAGGGCAGGGGATCATCATCGACCCGGCGACGCTGCTGGGGCAGCAGCAGCCGGGGAACCGGTAG
- a CDS encoding MFS transporter — protein MPEARIGRNLRLLGAFWFLRDFQLWIPVWIVYLTIERGFSFTQIAAAESLYLVGVLALEVPTGAIADRFGRRVSLGLGAISLASSVTIFAFTTSPVVLFASFAWWAVATTLMSGADMALLYDTLKAGGQEHTYERAAGRGQAVSWAGVGLATLFGGPVAAVLDTRATILIGAATCLAAAAVAFALWEPPRATAAHEGGVRGYLLTIGRAFREAWRVRAIRYVLLLFGVAVAGIETVHYLVQPFLVENGVEVGAAFSLLQVPLFAAGMAGALVAGRVERLAGPTGGLLGLGAVGAVLLGLLAARPSLWLYGALPALMALNSCAYPLMTGAINRQVGSERRATVLSIGSMSLSIAMAVLAPGIGFAVDTWGVGAAFGLGAAAAAAGVLAFGGPALAAWRSRAPDGGLAAEPGAAGGP, from the coding sequence ATGCCCGAGGCGCGCATCGGCCGGAATCTCCGCCTGCTCGGTGCGTTCTGGTTTTTGCGCGACTTTCAGCTGTGGATCCCGGTGTGGATCGTCTACCTGACGATCGAGCGGGGGTTTTCGTTCACGCAGATCGCGGCTGCCGAGAGCCTGTACCTGGTCGGGGTGCTGGCGCTGGAGGTGCCGACGGGGGCGATTGCGGACCGGTTCGGGCGGCGGGTATCGCTGGGGCTGGGGGCAATCAGCCTGGCGTCCTCGGTGACCATCTTTGCGTTTACGACGTCGCCGGTGGTGCTGTTCGCGTCGTTCGCGTGGTGGGCCGTGGCGACGACGCTGATGTCGGGGGCCGACATGGCGCTGCTCTACGACACGCTGAAGGCGGGCGGGCAGGAGCATACCTACGAGCGGGCGGCGGGGCGCGGGCAGGCGGTGTCGTGGGCGGGTGTCGGGCTGGCGACGCTGTTCGGCGGGCCGGTGGCAGCGGTGCTGGACACCCGGGCGACGATCCTGATTGGGGCGGCCACCTGCCTGGCCGCGGCTGCGGTCGCTTTTGCGCTGTGGGAACCGCCACGGGCGACGGCGGCGCACGAGGGCGGCGTCCGCGGGTACCTGCTGACGATCGGGCGGGCGTTCCGGGAGGCGTGGCGGGTGCGGGCCATCCGCTACGTGCTGCTGCTGTTCGGCGTGGCCGTCGCCGGGATTGAGACGGTGCACTACCTGGTGCAGCCGTTCCTCGTGGAGAACGGGGTCGAGGTCGGCGCGGCGTTCTCGCTGCTGCAGGTCCCGCTGTTCGCGGCGGGGATGGCGGGCGCGCTGGTTGCGGGGCGGGTGGAGCGGCTGGCAGGGCCGACCGGGGGCCTGCTCGGGCTGGGAGCCGTGGGCGCGGTGCTGCTCGGGCTGCTGGCGGCCCGGCCCAGCCTGTGGCTGTACGGCGCCCTGCCGGCGCTGATGGCGCTGAATTCGTGCGCCTACCCGCTGATGACCGGGGCCATCAACCGGCAGGTGGGGTCGGAGCGGCGGGCCACGGTGCTTTCCATCGGGAGCATGAGCCTGAGCATCGCGATGGCGGTACTGGCGCCGGGAATCGGGTTTGCGGTGGATACCTGGGGCGTGGGCGCCGCCTTCGGCCTGGGGGCAGCTGCGGCGGCTGCCGGTGTCCTGGCGTTCGGCGGACCGGCGCTGGCGGCGTGGAGGTCGCGTGCGCCGGACGGCGGGCTGGCGGCGGAGCCGGGAGCGGCCGGCGGACCGTAA
- a CDS encoding SDR family oxidoreductase — protein sequence MTGLFDIAGKVALVTGGSRGIGLMIARGFVEAGAKTYISSRKADVCAEVAAELSKTGTCIAIPADLGTEAGCRYLAEEMAKREERLHILVNNAGANWNAPLAEFPDDAWDKVMNLNVKGVFHLTRFLVPLLERAATDDDPARVINIGSIDGLQAPGFDTYAYSSSKAAVHHLTRHLAQKLAPSRITVNAIAPGPFESKMMAETLRRFGDSIRASNPLGRIGRPEDMAGTAIYLASKAGAYVTGVVLPVDGGMSTRHE from the coding sequence ATGACCGGATTGTTCGACATTGCGGGGAAGGTGGCGCTCGTCACGGGCGGGTCGCGCGGGATCGGCCTGATGATTGCGCGCGGGTTCGTGGAGGCGGGCGCGAAGACCTACATTTCGTCGCGGAAGGCGGACGTGTGCGCGGAGGTGGCCGCGGAGCTTTCGAAGACGGGGACGTGCATCGCCATCCCGGCGGACCTCGGGACGGAAGCCGGGTGCCGGTACCTCGCGGAGGAGATGGCGAAACGGGAGGAGCGGCTCCACATCCTGGTGAACAACGCCGGGGCGAACTGGAATGCGCCGCTTGCCGAGTTCCCGGATGATGCCTGGGACAAGGTGATGAACCTGAATGTGAAAGGCGTATTCCACCTGACGCGCTTCCTGGTGCCGCTGCTGGAGCGGGCTGCGACGGATGACGACCCGGCGCGGGTGATCAACATCGGCTCGATCGACGGGCTGCAGGCGCCGGGGTTCGACACCTATGCGTACTCTTCGAGCAAGGCGGCGGTGCACCACCTGACGCGGCACCTGGCGCAGAAGCTGGCGCCGAGCCGGATCACGGTGAACGCGATTGCGCCGGGGCCGTTCGAGAGCAAGATGATGGCGGAGACGCTGCGGCGGTTCGGCGACAGCATCCGGGCGAGCAATCCGCTGGGGCGGATCGGGCGTCCGGAGGATATGGCGGGGACGGCGATCTACCTGGCGTCGAAGGCGGGGGCGTACGTGACGGGGGTCGTCCTGCCAGTCGACGGGGGGATGTCGACCCGGCACGAGTAG
- a CDS encoding NfeD family protein, giving the protein MMRRIFTAACIALGLLAACAGDEPPDGAVHVARVDGTVGPIMARYIDRIISDAEDQNARLVVLELDTPGGLDTSMRDIVQRIGRADVPVAVYVAPIGARAASAGTFITMAGHIAAMAPNTAIGAASAINADGSDIEGTLGKKIENDAVAYIRGIAELRGRNADWAEQAVREAVAVNENEAARLDVVDFVAADLDDLLRQSEGRTITLRPGVTATLTGLPGAPRVDLEMTVWERFLAFIADPAIASLLLSLGFLAIMIELFSPGLGVPGVAGAIAVILGFLGFGLLPVDTAGLVLIALGLALVAAELFVTSGILGAAGAVAIVLGAIIAFRDTPADFRPPAWAFATAGGILLAVVLLLVAIVLFADRQARRARSDPFAF; this is encoded by the coding sequence GTGATGCGCCGAATCTTCACCGCCGCCTGCATTGCCCTCGGCCTCCTCGCAGCCTGCGCCGGCGACGAACCCCCCGATGGCGCCGTCCACGTCGCCCGCGTCGATGGCACCGTCGGCCCCATCATGGCCCGCTACATCGACCGCATCATCTCCGATGCCGAAGACCAGAACGCCCGGCTCGTCGTTCTCGAGCTCGATACCCCTGGCGGCCTCGACACCTCCATGCGCGATATCGTCCAGCGCATCGGCCGCGCCGATGTCCCCGTCGCGGTCTACGTCGCACCAATCGGCGCCCGGGCCGCCAGCGCAGGCACCTTCATCACCATGGCCGGCCACATCGCCGCCATGGCCCCCAACACCGCCATCGGCGCCGCCTCCGCCATCAACGCCGATGGCTCCGACATCGAGGGCACGCTGGGAAAGAAGATCGAGAACGACGCCGTCGCCTACATCCGCGGCATCGCAGAGCTCCGCGGCCGCAACGCCGACTGGGCCGAGCAGGCCGTCCGCGAGGCCGTCGCCGTCAACGAAAACGAAGCCGCCCGCCTCGACGTCGTCGATTTCGTCGCGGCCGACCTCGATGACCTCCTCCGCCAGTCCGAGGGCCGCACCATCACCCTCCGCCCGGGCGTCACCGCCACGCTCACAGGGCTCCCCGGGGCGCCCCGCGTCGACCTCGAAATGACCGTCTGGGAGCGGTTCCTCGCCTTCATCGCCGACCCGGCCATCGCATCGCTCCTGCTCTCCCTCGGCTTCCTCGCCATCATGATCGAACTCTTCTCACCCGGCCTCGGCGTCCCGGGCGTCGCCGGCGCCATCGCCGTCATCCTCGGCTTCCTCGGCTTCGGGCTCCTCCCCGTCGATACCGCCGGCCTCGTCCTCATCGCCCTCGGCCTCGCCCTCGTCGCTGCCGAACTGTTCGTTACCAGCGGCATCCTCGGCGCCGCGGGGGCTGTCGCCATCGTCCTTGGCGCCATCATCGCCTTCCGCGATACCCCCGCCGACTTCCGCCCGCCGGCCTGGGCATTCGCCACCGCCGGCGGCATCCTCCTCGCCGTCGTCCTCCTCCTCGTCGCTATCGTCCTCTTCGCAGACCGCCAGGCCCGGCGTGCCCGCTCCGACCCCTTCGCCTTCTGA
- a CDS encoding ABC transporter permease, giving the protein MTAMAMARPAPQRSLRNALELVAALTSRDLKLRYQGSVLGWAWSLARPLALGAVLAFALGRVLGTGITAEFLLAGLFPWFWFQGGVQGAAGSFIGNGGLLKKVRFPRAVLPLSTVLGATLQFALSLPVLLGFVVAAGNEPSAAWLGLPLVFVLQLGLTAGLGLFVASVTVYFRDLEHITEVLLTLLFYATPIIYSVDRVPEGYRWLTYVNPLAPIMEGWRSILLDGALPAWSHLGASAALTAAALAAGWMTFRRLEDGFADAI; this is encoded by the coding sequence ATGACGGCGATGGCGATGGCGCGGCCGGCGCCGCAGCGGAGCCTGCGGAACGCGCTCGAGCTGGTGGCGGCGCTGACAAGCCGCGACCTGAAACTGCGCTACCAGGGGAGTGTGCTGGGGTGGGCGTGGTCGCTGGCGCGGCCGCTGGCGCTGGGGGCGGTGCTGGCGTTTGCGCTGGGGCGCGTGCTGGGCACGGGGATTACGGCGGAGTTCCTGCTGGCGGGGCTGTTCCCATGGTTCTGGTTCCAGGGCGGGGTGCAGGGCGCGGCCGGGAGCTTCATCGGGAACGGAGGGCTGCTGAAGAAGGTGCGTTTTCCGCGGGCGGTGCTGCCGCTGAGCACGGTGCTGGGAGCCACGCTCCAGTTTGCGCTTTCGCTGCCGGTGCTGCTCGGGTTCGTGGTGGCGGCCGGCAACGAGCCATCGGCGGCCTGGCTGGGGCTGCCGCTGGTGTTCGTCCTGCAGCTGGGGTTGACGGCCGGGCTGGGGCTGTTCGTGGCAAGCGTGACCGTGTATTTCCGCGACCTGGAGCACATCACCGAGGTGCTCCTGACGCTGCTGTTCTACGCGACGCCGATCATCTACAGCGTGGACCGGGTGCCGGAGGGGTACCGCTGGCTGACCTATGTAAATCCGCTGGCGCCGATCATGGAGGGGTGGCGGAGCATCCTGCTCGACGGGGCGCTCCCGGCGTGGAGCCACCTCGGGGCATCGGCGGCGCTGACGGCGGCGGCGCTGGCGGCGGGCTGGATGACGTTCCGGCGGCTGGAGGACGGCTTTGCCGACGCCATCTGA
- a CDS encoding ABC transporter ATP-binding protein has protein sequence MPTPSDGEVVLTARGVSRRYPLAVPGQALKTTLLHPGQALRAWRTRRRRELWAVRDVTFEVRRGEFFSIVGANGSGKSTLLRLLAGLSKPTRGSVEVRGRVSTLLELGSGFHPQVSGRENVIMNGLLMGRTKREMEALLPAIVEFAGLQEFIDQPMRTYSSGMYVRLGFAIAAFMDPEILLVDEVLAVGDAKFQEKCYEHIAGLQRKGVTMVMVSHDLAAVERFSDRAALMERGRMVAIGPPRKVIGLHLERLAETSPEIRQAIDEGIAADEERVRQMLEEDPEWAAAFAAALERNPAFHERLREQAEREGRG, from the coding sequence TTGCCGACGCCATCTGACGGCGAGGTGGTGCTGACGGCGCGCGGGGTATCGCGACGGTACCCGCTGGCCGTGCCGGGGCAGGCGCTGAAGACGACGCTCCTGCACCCGGGGCAGGCGCTGCGGGCCTGGCGGACCCGGCGACGGCGGGAGCTCTGGGCGGTGCGGGATGTGACCTTTGAGGTGCGGCGCGGGGAGTTCTTCTCGATTGTCGGGGCGAACGGCAGCGGGAAGAGCACGCTGCTGCGGCTGCTGGCCGGGCTTTCGAAGCCGACGCGGGGGTCGGTGGAGGTGCGAGGCCGGGTGAGCACGCTGCTCGAGCTGGGGAGCGGGTTCCACCCGCAGGTGAGCGGCAGGGAGAACGTGATCATGAACGGCCTGCTGATGGGCCGGACGAAGCGGGAGATGGAGGCGCTGCTGCCGGCGATTGTGGAGTTTGCGGGGCTGCAGGAGTTCATCGACCAGCCGATGCGGACGTACTCATCGGGGATGTACGTGCGGCTGGGTTTCGCCATCGCGGCGTTTATGGACCCGGAGATCCTGCTGGTGGACGAGGTGCTGGCAGTGGGGGATGCGAAGTTCCAGGAGAAGTGCTACGAGCACATCGCGGGGCTGCAGCGGAAGGGGGTGACGATGGTGATGGTGTCGCACGACCTCGCTGCGGTGGAGCGGTTCTCGGACCGGGCGGCGCTCATGGAGCGGGGGCGAATGGTGGCGATCGGGCCGCCGCGGAAGGTGATCGGTCTGCACCTTGAACGGCTGGCCGAAACGTCGCCGGAGATCCGGCAGGCGATCGATGAAGGGATCGCGGCAGATGAGGAGCGCGTGCGGCAGATGCTCGAGGAGGACCCGGAATGGGCCGCGGCGTTCGCAGCGGCGCTGGAACGGAACCCGGCGTTCCACGAGCGGCTGCGCGAGCAGGCGGAGCGGGAGGGCCGCGGATGA
- a CDS encoding serine O-acetyltransferase, with the protein MGGRLQRIRANWRELRALLREDIELHAAWPRTFGLIRRDRPTWFTFLYLLFAIHMFPAVVLYRLQVFLYESGFPRAATAVSRLNAFLFDVTIGNHVRAGGGLLIAHGHVVLDGWTRLGKRVEINPFVTLGIGNSSRRPFELWGPEIGDDVNIGTGAKVIGRVKVGEGVKIGANAVVVSDIPPFHTAVGVPARAIPGGRRRETETWEPPRG; encoded by the coding sequence ATGGGCGGTCGGCTGCAGCGGATCCGGGCGAACTGGCGGGAGTTGCGGGCGCTGCTGCGGGAGGACATCGAGCTGCACGCGGCGTGGCCCCGGACCTTCGGGCTGATCCGGAGGGACCGGCCGACGTGGTTCACGTTCCTGTACCTGCTGTTTGCGATTCATATGTTCCCGGCGGTGGTGCTCTACCGGCTGCAGGTGTTTCTGTATGAGAGCGGCTTCCCGCGGGCGGCGACGGCGGTCTCGCGGCTGAACGCGTTCCTGTTCGACGTGACGATTGGGAACCACGTGCGGGCCGGCGGCGGGCTGCTGATCGCGCACGGGCACGTGGTGCTCGACGGCTGGACGCGGCTGGGGAAGCGGGTGGAGATCAACCCGTTCGTGACGCTGGGCATCGGCAACAGTTCACGGCGGCCGTTCGAACTGTGGGGCCCGGAGATCGGCGACGATGTGAACATCGGGACCGGGGCGAAGGTGATCGGGCGGGTGAAGGTCGGCGAGGGCGTGAAGATCGGCGCGAACGCGGTGGTTGTGAGCGATATCCCGCCGTTCCACACGGCGGTGGGCGTGCCGGCGCGGGCGATCCCGGGCGGGCGCAGGCGGGAGACGGAGACCTGGGAGCCGCCGAGGGGATGA
- a CDS encoding glycosyltransferase family 2 protein, with protein sequence MTAPRVAILTVTTNAGAHLPAYLAALERVTYPAWELWVVDNGSADGSAACVRERLPAATVLENGANLGFTGACNRALALLREREDLEYVLFLNDDTEVTPGFLEPLVALADERTMVAPKTYLAGQPGVLDDAAGTFDWLRGTWKRRVLGRPEGPGDRYAHAVETVNLSCLLVPVGAFRVVGLLDDAFFVYYDDTDFCRRARAAGYRLFYEPRSVVYHRKGATLGGQASAFGCYYLARNRPYLIRKHRGRAAFAAFLAYYLATRAARMALWAREGRWDLVRATAAGMRDFALGRMGPRRG encoded by the coding sequence ATGACGGCTCCGCGGGTCGCGATCCTGACGGTGACGACGAATGCCGGCGCGCACCTGCCGGCGTACCTTGCTGCGCTGGAGCGGGTGACCTACCCGGCGTGGGAGCTCTGGGTGGTCGACAACGGCTCGGCGGACGGTTCGGCGGCCTGCGTGCGGGAGCGGCTGCCCGCTGCAACGGTGCTGGAGAACGGGGCGAACCTCGGCTTTACGGGGGCGTGCAACCGGGCCCTGGCGCTGCTCCGGGAGCGGGAGGACCTGGAATATGTGCTCTTCCTGAACGACGACACGGAGGTGACGCCCGGCTTCCTCGAGCCGCTGGTGGCGCTGGCTGACGAACGGACGATGGTTGCGCCGAAGACGTACCTGGCGGGGCAGCCGGGCGTGCTCGACGATGCCGCGGGGACGTTCGACTGGCTGCGGGGGACGTGGAAGCGGCGGGTGCTCGGCCGGCCGGAGGGGCCGGGGGACCGGTACGCGCATGCGGTCGAGACGGTGAACCTCTCGTGCCTGCTGGTGCCCGTCGGGGCGTTCCGGGTGGTGGGGCTGCTCGACGATGCGTTCTTCGTCTACTACGACGACACGGACTTTTGCCGGCGGGCGCGGGCGGCAGGGTACCGGCTGTTCTACGAGCCGCGGTCGGTGGTGTACCACCGGAAGGGTGCGACGCTGGGCGGGCAGGCGAGCGCGTTCGGCTGCTACTACCTGGCGCGGAACCGGCCGTATCTCATCCGGAAACACCGCGGGCGGGCGGCGTTCGCGGCGTTCCTGGCGTACTACCTGGCCACGCGGGCGGCGCGGATGGCGCTCTGGGCGCGGGAGGGACGGTGGGACCTGGTCCGGGCGACGGCCGCCGGGATGCGGGACTTCGCGCTGGGGCGGATGGGGCCGCGGCGAGGGTAG
- a CDS encoding DUF503 domain-containing protein: protein MTVGVLRVSLRIPSRTLKEKRAIVRPVVERLRSRFNASVAEIDALDAVGLAVIAAAVISNDPRHADEQLQAIAAAIQDWRLDAELVDLETELLDA from the coding sequence ATGACCGTCGGCGTCCTCAGGGTCTCGCTCCGCATCCCCTCCCGCACCCTCAAAGAGAAGCGCGCCATCGTCCGCCCTGTGGTCGAACGGCTGCGCAGCCGCTTCAACGCCTCCGTCGCCGAAATCGATGCCCTCGATGCCGTCGGCCTGGCCGTCATCGCTGCCGCCGTCATCTCCAACGACCCGCGCCACGCCGATGAGCAGCTCCAGGCCATCGCCGCCGCCATCCAGGACTGGCGGCTCGACGCAGAACTCGTCGACCTCGAAACCGAACTCCTCGACGCCTGA